One stretch of Pseudomonas sp. NC02 DNA includes these proteins:
- the argH gene encoding argininosuccinate lyase, producing the protein MSTDKTNQSWGGRFSEPVDAFVARFTASVTFDQRLYRHDIMGSIAHATMLAKVGVLTDAERDSIIDGLTTIRGEIEAGTFDWRVDLEDVHMNIEARLTDRIGVTGKKLHTGRSRNDQVATDIRLWLRDEIDLILAEITRLQKGLLEQAERESGTIMPGFTHLQTAQPVTFGHHLLAWFEMLSRDYERLVDCRKRANRMPLGSAALAGTTYPIDREYTAQLLGFDAVGGNSLDGVSDRDFAIEFCAAASIAMMHLSRFSEELVLWTSAQFQFIDLPDRFCTGSSIMPQKKNPDVPELVRGKSGRVFGALMGLLTLMKGQPLAYNKDNQEDKEPLFDAADTLRDSLRAFADMIPAIKPKHAIMREAALRGFSTATDLADYLVRRGLPFRDCHEIVGHAVKYGVDTGKDLAEMSLEELRQFSDQIEQDVFAVLTLEGSVNARNHVGGTAPAQVKAAVVRGQALLASR; encoded by the coding sequence ATGAGCACCGACAAGACCAACCAGTCCTGGGGCGGCCGCTTCAGTGAACCCGTCGACGCCTTCGTCGCGCGCTTCACCGCCTCCGTCACTTTCGACCAGCGCCTCTACCGCCACGACATCATGGGCTCGATCGCCCACGCCACGATGCTGGCCAAGGTCGGCGTGCTGACCGACGCCGAGCGCGACAGCATCATCGACGGCCTGACCACCATCCGTGGCGAGATCGAAGCCGGCACCTTCGACTGGCGCGTCGACCTGGAAGACGTGCACATGAACATCGAGGCCCGCCTCACCGACCGCATCGGTGTGACCGGCAAGAAACTGCACACCGGTCGCAGCCGTAACGACCAGGTGGCTACCGATATCCGCCTGTGGCTGCGGGACGAGATCGACCTGATCCTGGCAGAGATCACCCGCCTGCAAAAAGGCCTGCTGGAGCAGGCAGAGCGTGAGTCCGGCACCATCATGCCCGGCTTCACCCACCTGCAGACCGCACAGCCTGTGACCTTCGGCCACCACCTGCTGGCCTGGTTCGAAATGCTCAGCCGCGACTACGAGCGCCTGGTGGACTGCCGCAAGCGCGCCAACCGCATGCCTCTGGGCAGCGCTGCACTGGCTGGCACCACCTACCCGATCGACCGCGAATACACCGCGCAGCTGCTGGGTTTCGACGCCGTGGGCGGCAACTCCCTGGACGGCGTGTCGGACCGTGACTTCGCCATCGAATTCTGCGCCGCGGCCAGCATTGCGATGATGCACTTGTCGCGCTTCTCCGAAGAGCTGGTGCTGTGGACCAGCGCGCAATTCCAGTTCATTGACCTGCCGGACCGCTTCTGCACCGGCAGCTCGATCATGCCGCAAAAGAAAAACCCCGACGTGCCGGAGCTGGTACGCGGCAAGAGCGGCCGTGTATTCGGTGCGCTGATGGGCCTGTTGACCCTGATGAAAGGCCAACCGCTGGCCTACAACAAGGACAACCAGGAAGACAAGGAACCGCTGTTCGACGCCGCCGATACACTGCGCGACTCGCTGCGAGCCTTTGCCGACATGATCCCGGCGATCAAGCCCAAGCACGCCATCATGCGTGAAGCGGCCCTGCGCGGTTTCTCCACCGCCACAGACCTGGCGGACTACCTGGTACGCCGTGGCCTGCCGTTCCGCGACTGCCACGAGATCGTCGGGCATGCCGTGAAGTACGGCGTGGACACCGGCAAGGACCTGGCGGAAATGAGCCTGGAAGAACTGCGCCAGTTCAGCGACCAGATCGAGCAGGACGTGTTTGCGGTGCTGACCCTGGAAGGCTCGGTGAATGCCCGTAACCATGTCGGCGGGACTGCGCCGGCGCAGGTGAAGGCTGCCGTGGTTCGCGGCCAGGCATTGCTCGCCAGCCGCTAA